GAGGGCAAAAGTTAATCAATTTGAACTTAAAAAGCCAAAAGTCCACATTTCCCAGGTGACTACTACTATATCAGAAAAGGGAATAAAATTCAGCTTCTAAAAGGTTAGACGAGCTGGGCTAGTAAGTGTGAGGTAGGGTGCCATAAAAAAAAGAGACAGGTGTTTCTAAAACTGATGTGCCTAGCCTTAACCTTCAAAAAACTGCTCTCTAGCCAGTGCATTACTCTCAAAGTATAAAATGAATGTCACTGGATTGCTTGTAACTATTCCAGTTTTCAGGTGACCTTTGGATCACAGTTGCTCTATTTAAAGACATGGCACATGGAACAGTGAATGCTAGACAGTAAGGCactatttaaatcttttaaaaagtagcaGCTCACACTGCAACGGGGTATGGGTGGGGGGAACGACTTgacaataagggtgaatgtaataaccacattgtttttcttgtgaaaccttcatgcgagtatatatcaatgataccttaatttaaaaaaaaaaagcagctcacATTGGGGCAGTACCAAGGCCACTGGGGTACAGTTTTAAATAGAAGTTTACTCATAATACCAGAAAATTCTGGGGATAGAAATAATGTGTAGAAACACATTGCTAGCTTAAATGAGTTCTTTTGGGGGCCAAGGTATTGCTTTGGACACCAGAAATTGTGTGCTGTAGCTCTAAGATGTCGTCATGCCCCTTGGTGCGTGTTAGTGGTTTAGGAAACTGTTATCTTCATGGTTGAAACTTGGGAATTTCTCAAGGCTCTAATCACCATGTAAAACATTGCTTATGAATGCGGTGTATGTTTTTCTCTGCATCAGTAAGGAGAATCCCAAGACAACCAACATCCCAAGAACTGTTGGCAAAAATAAACTGACTCATTTTAAATCTTGGCCTTGAAAAGAGTATGTCGCTACATGCTGAAACCTGAAAGCTTAATAAGCAAACCCACCTAGAACATGTGACAGATGATGCTTCGCACTTAGcagtaaatgttaattttagCCTTTATTCTTCTGCAGTGACTAGACTGTTTTACAGTCCAGTGAGAGAGGTGTTCAGTGGCAATAAGGATCTTTCATGCAGTAAAtaattactgagcatctactgtgtgcccagcactgttctAGGCTTTGAGTCTACAGCAACGAACAAACCACAAAAATCCCTCTCCTCGTGGAGTTTAGATCCTGACAAAACATATGTCAGATGATGGTAAGTCTACGGAGAAAAACAAGGGAGAAGGGTGCTTActtttaaatagggtggtcagaGACAGCCTCACTAAGCTGATAATTGAGTGTAGGTCTGAACAATGTGATAAACAGGCCAAGGCCCAGCATCCAGCAGGAGGTACACTGAGTGCAGAGGCCCCATAACAGGTTTTTCTGGCATATTCTAGCAAGGTCAGTATAGCTGGAGTGAGGGGTGGAGGCACTAGTAGAAAAACGAAATGGACGTCACAGGCCACTTACTTAGGACTTTGTATGCCAAGGAAGGACTTTGATTTTTTATTATGAGAAAGGAAGCTATAAGACAATATTTGAGAGgagtaactttttaaattttggtgtaatattttttaaattaaggtatcattgatacacactcttatgaaggttttacatgaaaaacaatgtagttgcATTCACCCCGTCAAggtcccccataccccattgaagtcactgtccatcagtgtagtaagatgccacagagtcactacttgtcttctctgtgctacactcttccccatgaccccccccacaCCCATGTGTACTAaccataatacccttcaatccccttctccctcccccacccctcccctttgggaaccgctagtcccttcttggagtctgtgagtctgctgctcttttgttccttcagttttgctttgtcgttatgaggaataacattaaaaaaaaaaatccctcaccACTTGTTAGATTTGTAGAGGGACTCGAGTTGATTTGATGGGGGGAGACCAGCTTGGTTTTGGACAGGATCAATTTCAGATGCCTTGTGAAATACTAGTAAATACCAAATAGGTAGTTGGATATTCAAGTCTGGAGCTCTAGAGAGATATGCAAGGTAGTGACGCAAATTTGGGCATTTAAAGCTGCGAGCCTGGGTGAGATGACCAAAGTGCTAAGAACTGTatagggaagagaaaaaggatatgCCAACATTTAGAAAGTGGGCAGATCCCCAAGAagaaaccagcaaaggagacgagaAGCTGGTGAGGAAGGCAAAGCATCTAAGTAGAACTAAGCTACAGATAGATGGTagctactagccacatgtggctatttaaaattCAGTGCCTTGGTCACACTAGCCACATCCCAAGGGCTCATttcatgtggctagtggctactgatTTGGACAGCCCAGACAGAGAACATTTCCACCATCACTAAAATTCTCTTGGGCAGTACTGATCCAGAAGTCAGTTGACGAAAGTATCTCAAGGACAGGGAGTGTGTCAAAAACTAGTAAGTAATTGGAGGATTGACATTTGCCCACTGGGTTTAGTTATGTGTACTTACCAGCAACCTCTTGACAAGGGTTTGGCACAGTAAAAGGCAAAAGGCCTGACAGGATAAACTGGAGGAGATGAATTAGAATCAGAAAATGCAGACACCTCATTCCTGACCCTTGGCTCTGGCTGGCAGCTCTGCAGTCTGCTCAGTGTGGTTGTGCCCACAGATGTCACCCTGTTGAcaggcctggcctggggctcCTGGGGCTGCATGCCAGATCTGTCCCAACCTGACACATGAGCAGCTCGGGACCATGGATGTCGCCATGGCTCATCCtgcttcctgtttcttcctgctgtgggCTGAGTCTGGTCATACCTGGAGTGAGGGGGACTGTCCTCTGCCTCACCTTATGACCTGACCACCCCCAGCCTGCCCTGTTCATGTGTGCTCATTCCTGGCAGGCCTCCCCTGGATCCTGGCCTCAGTTACAGTGACCTCTTCTGCAATCATGAACTCTTGATTTCTCCATGGTGACATCCTGGAACCACACAGACCCGTTTATAAGGCCCTGCTCAGtagctgcctcccctccccatgctgtacttaagccttgagaaaaaaaatacaagaaagaaagatttaaaagatCTACAATTCAAACAGCTGGAGTAAACGTACCACAAAACATTTGTTGAAGCTATTCCAAAGACAAAGTTCTCATGACTAACGGTTGAGTGTTTACAGTGCCTAAAAAACCCATGGCCCAGGATGCTCACTCCAAATCATTTAAAGAACTCAAAATACATGAATACCTGGGCCTCCACGCGAAACTGATAAAATTGACTGTGAAAACAGGTTATGAAACAACCCTGGCATTtatgtgagttttgttttgttttttatttccctgGGTGATTGTAATACACAGTTGCAGTTCAAGACCCACTCATTGCCTTAgaccaaaacaaaaatactaatgtGAGATGATTCTCAGTCATGGTCCAGAATTATCTGgaacttttataaatatgttgGACAATTCATAAAGTGATGACACATCTGATGCAAAAATGAGTCATGTGGTATTGTGGTAAGCTTTTCTGCCAGTGTTTTGGAAATTGAGAATGTTAAGTCCACCAAGAAGGAAGTCAACATTAGATAATCTTAGTAAAGACTTTAACACTACCCATGGTGAACAAACATACTGGTTTATTTTATGGGTGCAGTTACTCTTCTAGGAGCACTTTATCTGATGATTTTACTTCCCCAAAGAAAAGGTTTTTGTTAACTATAAAAGCTTTGAAGTAGAAGCAAATTATAAACTTAAGgaatcatgttttttttaaaactagtagCATCTTTAGAACTAGAAAATTTATGTGGTGACTAAAGCCTCATGAATTAGATGTCTGTTTCTGCAATTCAGTTATTTATTCCTTATCttggcactttttaaaaaataaaacattggtGCATTTCTATGAAAAACATTCAACAGATACTCATTTCAGATGtagtgaggcagggcagggacatgggacgagcatcatgattaatttttcctgcctatgatgaaaatgccaagatataaatagtagagtaagaacaggagggcctccattttaaagctaagattctattttaaaaaccaggagtttggaggtaagattcctaacatacctTATGGTAATCAGTCAATAACTGACAAtgccttaaggcagggcaagcagtcctaaatggtatgtCCCCACttcttgagggtaaccactatcttacAGAAGTATAGGATTAAGAAATTCCTTGGGTTAAAGTTAATTTACAGAATATCTATAGGACAGACTATGGTTGACATGACAATGTCTCACAGGAGACAGACATcgtgagaccacatgtcaagcctgtgccccctcccctgccccattcttgaaagcctacatgacagaatcctaagcccttaagtgcacctcctcacTGAGGTTGCcctcactcccctttcttcatttGTGTACTTTTtcccttaaataaagccttctcactgctcgactttttgtgttttgtctgtgctcttccagtggtaagcatctttgtttcattctgttttctagactgaagcacaagtcttcactctctctgtcctacttcagacaagtagggaagggctactgagatctctgatgtgggcttgcaagttcccattgcctgggtgacccagacaggactgcagctgtacaatcatgctctttagtagcctgcctgaaaatccctacacctttgggaagttctcagaacataatctcgctccatccagtgctctgcagctcccccaaatcctgaggtgggaggggcttagttcccacaccatgcatATCAAGCAGACaatggatgccaggtgaccctggctttaggagttggcaagggttTTGCCCTATGCCTAGCAGTTCAATGAGCTTTGCTTTCCTCCCTgtttttccttgctctctgctgtcaGCATGGCTACTGCCATTCTGTTACTCtcactttaataaattccttccttacctaaaCTCTTCCAACCTGTTTGTGAATTCTTGCTGATCAGAGTCAAAAACTCTCTCCCATCCAGGTTGAGATTTCACTTAGTaggcagggagagacctccccagaggCAGTTGCCTGACAACAGTTGAATATAAAATGATCCATTAAACTAATGtgggattgtgggtaaaattgcagtatttccagaatctctcacctggccttagtgcatctctgtatcagtagGTAGGGGGCAAGCAatggcttatctggaccagagaggttgggtggagggcTTTCTTCTACAGCAGGGTTGAGAGAGAGATGCTGGATGACTgcatgtaagaaataaacgggtttctcctactttatttctccctttgactgacttcagtttcTAAGGTATATTGCCCTGggattcccccccaccccagagttACAGGGATACAACTATTTTTCCTCATATCTAGAAGCAAATATCATTGACTAGTTATAGATCCTAGGATTCTTATCCCTTCCCTAAAATCCCTAAAGCTCACatatttgctttctgtatttGCTGTTTATCTCAGTACTAATCTTGTATTCTGCTTTTTGTATTGTGACATAAACATGAAATTCTGATCTGCTGTAATACACAGGTCTATCCATCAGTTTCAACCTCCTCCTCCATCTAATAGAGCTAGATTAATCTTTCCCTCTTTACCAGAAGAGTGTTGTTGTTTTTCAAAAAGCCATAGACAAAAAATGAATGATACATAGCTTGGATAACtaattcctaaataatcaaaaaaCAGATTATCTCTGCAAACTGAAACTTAGATTTGGAAATACTGCACTACTCCTACTCTATTTTAACATTTATCCTATCAAGGTAATATGATCTTGAAAGACAGAGATGAATTGAGCATTTACTTACCGAACCCCAAAATACTAGAATTTAAGCTATAAGGAAGTCTACTTAAATATTACTACTTTACAAGTGACAAACTCATGAACCTTGCATTATATcatttatgaaacaaaataattgaaataattttcttaaatcatTTCCAAACTGTCATTGCCTCAAGGTTAATCAATAAACTACTGAATGATTTACCTCAAATTATCCCTTTTCTTTGAGAAGCAGTATCGTGGAATGATAAAGCTGGAGATCTGAAATCAGACATTCTAGATTGAAATCTTGACTCTTCCACTTGTTGTGTGACCGTGGCATGGGCAGCTGACTAATTCCTATGTTCCTCAGGTTTCGTCATTTTCCTCTGCTTTAAAATGGCATTAGTACCAGTGCATATCTGCCTCATGGGATTGTTGTAAAGAATGAATGCAAAGCACTCAAAACAGTGCCTGCTGCATGCGTACTATTAGTAAATCCTCAAAAGATTCAAATGATTTGGTTTCTTACCCTTGCAGAAATGGGTATTTCAAACTGCTGCTTACTTTGAAGACAGTGTATGGTGGCAAAAAATACATCATTTCAGTAACTAGACCTTCGGAGCTAGTAAAGGGAAGAAGAGACATTAATTGGAGGACATTAAGTGATCACGCTCTTTTGAGTTACAAAAGTACTTGCTTTCTTTCAAGTAAAAGCATGCTGTGGAATGTTCGATCTTCCTTCCATTCTGGTCAAATCAGACTTAAAGTAGAAGTTGAGGTTACTAGAAAACGTTTAAATTTTCAGGAGCTCTTACAAATTGAGGAAAACATTTCTCAATACAGGTTTCCCCGCTATCCAAAAGTTCACTTTTTACAAGAGACCTAATTAGCACCTGTTTCCACtaacataaaagaaaactgaagcaagTTTTAGCTTTTACAAAATGGTTACTGCTTCTCTGTTTTAAACCATCCTGGCTTacaaaaggtttcataggaactCTACTTGTGGTTGGTGGGGGGAAATCTGTAAACCCTTTCCGTTGTTTGGCTTGGCTTGGCAGACTGGACCCAGTACTGGAACATCAATCCTTTGTGGGAAACACTACTGTCCAGTTAGGAACAGAGGCATCAGCTACCAGGTTATAACTGGCTCTGCTACAGACTAGGTGTGTGACCTCTGACATTACTTCTCTAcctcagtgtccttatctgtaaaatctgGATAACACTATTATCTCATAGGGTTGTTTGGGAGGATTAAGTTAGTTAAATTCATGTAAAGTTCTTAGAATAGGGCCCAACAAAGTAAACaccaaaaaatattattattatatgaaaATCTATCGGTGTAAAACATTTCTCTGGTATTAAGGACataactatataaaaatatatctccatctcacccagaaaaaaaaaatcctaaaacctagtatttccattttttagttacTTGTATTGGTACCATACCAGACATGAGGTGGTAAGTACAAATGCGGAAAAAGGAGGAAGTACAAGGATCATATATTTTCACGCAATTAACCTACCACCTGACGACTGGATCTTAggccagaaaagaaaatcagaaggaTGATGACTCACTAGTATCTTTTAGAGTATCACACATCTGATAGGGACTGGACTAAATATTTTCACTGAACACCTTGTTTCTGTCTTTTGTGTAAGTTAGATTTTTTAACTTCCAAAGTCTCTTCccaaatagttttttaaataaaccgGTACCATTAATAATGCCAGTCAATTAATGTCAGTAGCATTACCACAAGGAAGAACAAACTTTGCTATCAAGACAGCCATCACCTAAATAATTTTATACCAATTTCTCACAAGCTGAAAGCAAGCAAGCATGGTTGGCTTAGCTATAACAGAACGAATTGGTGTTTAGTTTGAAGAATTTTAAAGCTAGCCAAGTAattgtataaaatttaaattttatgacCATGTTTGGACTTCTACATTAAACACAATGAAAATGttcatcttcattttttcccCGAAGGAAAAATTTCTGAATCATCACTAATGTTGCACAGTAGAATAAAAATATGAGTTCAGGTACTTATTCAAGTTTCTAAAGGATGCAAAGTAACAGACACGATTTTACTTCCAAAATCTGAAGTCATCAACATGATTTTGTAGTACTATATCTCAGGCTTTACCTAAAAATTCATTATTATTCAGATAAAGACAAGCCCCCTAGTCACACTTTTTAGAAAGCCTCTGCCCCACCACACTTTCCTGAGATCTGTGAAGAAACTGCAGTCTTGTGATCAGGCTCCATATAGTGCTGGCAGTTTTGGGTTTGTAAGGAAAAAACGGTGACTGATTTTATGTGTCAATCAGTTGTAGTCTGCTGATCTGATTAGAAGCCTTGACAAATGCCTGGTGGCGATTGCAAATAACTGCCAAGCATATGGGGATAATACAGTAGCCCACCGTTTTGGGGTCAGCTCTTGTACAAGAATAGAGGAACAAAAACATCTGTAAGTAAGGTATCAGAAAAATAACTGTCCAAAACCAAAAAGGCAGGGAGAGTAAACGAGTTTTCAAGGAGTGTGTCCATGTGGTTCCTTCAAGGGGCTCCTCTGGGTGCTGCTGAATATGTTCCAAGGCCAGCCTGTTGTAAGTCTCATTGATTTCAAAAACATAGTAAAATGCTGCTGCACTTGCTAATAGATACAAGCCCACTCCAATCCAGCCCATCCGCTGACGGAAGTTCATCATTCTCCATGCTCTGtgccttcaaattaaaaaaatatatgcagttAAAGTCTAGTAATGCTGTCATGGCAACTATTCCAAAAGTACTTGTTTCTAATGAGTTATAAAATGCCCCATGAACACATGTAAGATTCACAATAACTAAATCTGCATTTAATAAGAAATGTAAACAACTTAAAGGTTACTTTATGTAGCAGTTATGAGGAAGTAAAGTTTcactatatatttttcattacaattttttcattatatattttttcagaattcACTCACTATACCCACCTTAAATAGGTCCAGCACACCTTCCCGTAagaaaatggaattaaactagttTTCTACGGAACACTTCACTTCTACAGTTCATGTACTTTCTGACTTAACAGTATTGTTTCAGACGTGAACAACTGGCTCTACAAGTCAAACCAATGACGGGGCCCCCAAGTTAAGACAGTAACTCTTAAACACTTACAGTGGTCCCGAAACTCTTCCTGTTCCCACGGCAAGCGTTAAAGAGTCACTCAGTTCTGAATAATCGGGTGGCTTTGGCATTTCAGAGAAAGTCACCATGAAAGAAACCCCCAGGGCCACCGGCTGGGAGAAATGTGAGCGCCGCCAGCCTGGAGCACAGGTTAACTGTGATTAAGCACAGCGTGACTTCGGCCGGTCACGCGGCAGCCCAGCCCCTGTCGCCACTGACGGAGCCCCAGCCGGTGTCACCCGGCCGGACCGGGAGGTTCCCCAGCCACCCGGGCCTCCCCGGCAGCCGGCCCCGCCCCCTGCCGCGCCGCAGCGTCCGCCAGCCGCGACCAGGGCTGCGCGGGCGGCGCCAGGACCGGGTCTTATCCGCCTTGCAGCGGCGGGAGCCCAGAGCCGGGCAACCGCCACCAGCAAAGCCTGCAGAGCTGGGCAGATCCCGGATCTCACCTTCCTATCCGGGTTGGCCCGCCCGCCTGCCTTCCCGGATGCTGCCACAGTCGGGGCTTCCGGCTCTAGCCGGAAGCAAGCGCGCCCCGCCCCGAAAGGCCCGCCCCTCGAGACGCTAGGTCGCTTCAGCCCGTGGCCCCGCCTCTGCGAGCGTCTGCGGCGGAGCGGTAGTGCGGGTCCTTCAGGTGGGAGGCGAGCTGGGCTTGGCTTCCTCAGCGCTCCCTGACCTCGCCTACGGTGTCTCGCTCTTGGCTCTGATCGAGCCATCGCTGCCGCGGCGAACACAGTCCCTGGAGCCCCTCACGTGAGTGGAGGGGGGGCCGCCCGGGAAGCGTCGGGAGCCGGCCCTGTTGCCTTGCCGCCGTTGGCCGACGCAGCCACGCACCGCGAGATAATGACGCGGGAAGCGGGCCCCGCCGGGCGCTGCAGGGAACCCGCCGCGAAGGACAGGGTGAGGCGGCTGCGTGTAGCAGTGGCGCCGGCTGGGAGGCCGCCCTGGCGACGCCCGCCGGTGCAGGTGCGCGGGGCTTCTAGGACCCGGGCCGGTGACACCAGCTAACACGACTGCTTTGCCCTCACAGGCTGCCGGAACTCGGGACGTTGACGGAACTTACCTGGTGGACCTCGGAGAGATACTGTGGATTGAGGTGGCATCAGTGCCCCTGCCAAATTACAATTTAAATCTGTTTTGGACACCATGACGCTGAGGCTCCTAGAAGACTCGTGTAGCGGGTGGATGTGAACCTTCGGAAAGAGCTCTTGATTGCTGGCACCCCCAGACCTGTCATCTGGCAGAAACCGAGGAGGCTCTGCAGGCTGGTTGAGCTCCCTTGGGCGAGTACAGACTGTTCGGGAGGACATTCCGGAGGTCCGAGACCAGGAATGTAGCCCTAATAGGGCTGACTGAGGAGGCCAGTCATGCTCTGGTCCCCAAGGAGGTACTTGGAAAAGGGGTTGTCTGGAGAGTGATTTTTAAGCCCCCAGACCCGGATAGTGAGTTTTTAAgcaaattaaatgaattattagagaGGGCATGACCCTGGGTGAGTTCACCAGAGCTCTTGGGTATGGAAATACCCTTTTGACCTAGACCAGGATATGATCCCAAAAATTCAGGCCCCTTATGTTGGCACAGGCATTAAATTAGGCTCTTCAGCCTGCCCTGCAATACCTGAAATAAAAAAGCTGAGAGTATTTTCGGGCAGTGATCCTCCAGAACCAGAAGAAGAATTTGAATCCTGGCTGTTTCGTACCACTCAAATGATGGAGACATGGAAGGTatcagatgcagagaaaagaaggCGATTGCTAGAGAGCCTTAGAGGCCCAGCGTTATTCGTGTCCTCAAGATGAACAATCCTCTAATTACAGTCCTTGAATGCCTGCGGGCTCTGGAGCAGGTGTTTGGTTTTATTGATAATCTTAGGGAATTGCAGGTCAAATGTCTGACCACTTACCAGAAGGATGAAGAAAAATTGTCTGCTTATGTACTGAGGTTGGAGCCTTTATTACAGGAACTGGTAGAGACAAGCAATGAGAAGTTGTGAATCGGGCCCATCTAGACTGCTGGAGCAGCCTGCAGAACACTTCGCAGGAAGCTTGCTCTGCCAGAGGATGGCCCAGCCCCTGGCTTGCGGAGTTACCGGCACTGATGAAGGATGAAGAGGCGGCTGAGGAGGAGGCCCTTCTCCAGGCAGGATTAGAGAGACATTTCAGCTGAATCTTAAGAAACCAGGAAAGGATATCTGGTGATGTGCAGAGCCTGAAAGTAGAAGAGTCCATATACTCCAGTTGACTGTGCTGCCAAGTAACCCCCACCTTGTGCTGCCAAGTAACTCATTTTGTACAGTTGTCAGCATAAATTCTTTGTCATTTCTGTGCCTACTTAATGTCTCAAATGTGTCGTTGACAAGGAAGGATGTAGTTCTGCACTGGCACTTACATACTTAAATTTGCCCCTTTGAATTCATCACACAATATTGTATAAAAAGCCCATCACTACCTACATACGGTCCTCTGCAGAGGACAGCCAAGGCTCAGGTACATAGGCTGACCAGATCACATCAAGATGCCAGCTTGTGTGGCAACAGGTATGGGATGTGATAATGTAACATAAATAAGTTTTTACCCTATGTTTATTATGAAGATCATGAGCTGTGGTTAAGATACTAAGTTATTTTCTGAGAGAATCAGAATTTTATTGATAATGTGCAGTCAAGAATAAGTGCTGAGGTTGATAGGTTTGCAGCCACCATCTCTAAAGTCAGGTTTCTGATGTGTGTCATCAAAACGTCAGTTCTAAGTATCATTTCAATAGGTGTTATAAAAATATAGAcatgaaattctaaaataaaggAATGCTAATAAAATTACCTCCTTTATCTGTTTTGTTATATCAAAGTTCCAAGAGAGATTTTATTTGAACAAAGGGTTTCAAAAGCATGAATCTGAAGTCCCCTGAGTTGACACAATCACTCAGATATTTTTCCTCTTGGTGCCCAAGGGGTGGGGTAGGAAGTAGTTTTCTAAGATAGTTGGAGGGACTTTCTACTGAAGTACAATGGGATGAGAAAACAGTACACAAATGAATGCACATAGTAGTTCTAAGTGCATCAGTGCATTGAATTTGgagggtgaaaggaaaggaacgTTGCGTGCCTCTGCATGGCAGACTGTACTAGAAAGTTTTCCATGTACTTTCTCATATAATCCTCATTACAGTCCTGCAGTATAGGAAACCCCAGTTTCACATTTGTGGAAATGGGCccagaaaaggtaagaaaaactTGGTCAAAGGtaaacagctagtaagtggcagggtCACATCCATCTGCCTTTGCAAGGGCCATATTCTTTCCACTGTCAGAAAAGAAGCATCATAGGGTATCTGTATCCAACAACCTCAAGAAAAGCAGGGCAGATGTTAACTATTTCATAAGTGTAATAAGGTACACATTAGTCTGGTATGCATTATTCTGAATCATTGCAAACTAGACACTACTAGAAATGGGGActatgagaacttttaagacctaGAGACAGCCAGGACGGTGAGCCTGGGTTGGTGATTTGGTCCCTAAAAAAAGGTGAAAGTCATAGCATAAAGAAAGTTTGAAAATTGCTGAAAAATaggattaaatatttaataaaaatagcttttgGGGGTGTACACCACTGGTTCAGATTCAGAGCCATAgtgaaatgtttcttttaagaCTAAATGCCACAGTTTGATTTTTCAGAAGTTCTCCCCTTATGGAAAGCAAAATACCAAACTGATGTCATACACCATAAATACAATTTTCACTtgtcaattatatgtcaacaGAGTGATTAAAAGAGCTAAATCATAGATGACAAATGGACTCTGGGTAAATTTGAAGGTGTAATTCTGAccttgtttatgtgtgtgtagtCATTTATTTGCCACCTTAGTTGCACAAAGCGGTAACTGCATTTTGCTGGTGAACGTACATTGTGTGGGCATATGTAGGTGTTAATAAACACTGCACCTCTTATATATGTAAGGCACTGAGCCAGGGGGTTTAGACTGTATGGTTAAATTTAGGTTATAATCCCCTCCATGGAGGTCTATCCAGAGTCAGTAGCTGACACTGAATGCTTGCCATGGGCCAGGCACAGCACCACTGAACACATTTGATTCTCCAGCAATACTAAGAGGGAAGGCCTtttgttttccccattgtacagatgaaattgaggcacagagaaggaacTTGCCCAGGTTTTCTCGCTAATAAGTGACAGGGACGGGATGTACACTCAGCCTGTCTCTAATTCAGAGACCTTGCTGTTAATCTAGTCCGGGCTGCCTTGTTAAATCCTCACAGAAGCCTGTGAGAAACCATCACTTCCTCCGTTTTGCGGATGAGGCTTCAGTGCTGGGGGAAGGGCACGTAGTACGATTCAAGAGAGCTGAAGGTGCACTGACATAGGCATATGGTAAGTATATAA
This is a stretch of genomic DNA from Manis javanica isolate MJ-LG chromosome 8, MJ_LKY, whole genome shotgun sequence. It encodes these proteins:
- the LYSET gene encoding lysosomal enzyme trafficking factor isoform X2, which translates into the protein MMNFRQRMGWIGVGLYLLASAAAFYYVFEINETYNRLALEHIQQHPEEPLEGTTWTHSLKTRLLSLPFWFWTVIFLIPYLQMFLFLYSCTRADPKTVGYCIIPICLAVICNRHQAFVKASNQISRLQLIDT
- the LYSET gene encoding lysosomal enzyme trafficking factor isoform X1; translated protein: MVTFSEMPKPPDYSELSDSLTLAVGTGRVSGPLHRAWRMMNFRQRMGWIGVGLYLLASAAAFYYVFEINETYNRLALEHIQQHPEEPLEGTTWTHSLKTRLLSLPFWFWTVIFLIPYLQMFLFLYSCTRADPKTVGYCIIPICLAVICNRHQAFVKASNQISRLQLIDT